One Corallococcus exiguus DNA segment encodes these proteins:
- a CDS encoding esterase/lipase family protein, with amino-acid sequence MTHRHRVYLVPGFFGFTQMGDKETERIAYFQNVPRLLEQRFQERGIDARVHAIASAPTSGLEARARDVFREMARTANEDDAQLHLVGHSTGGLDARSVVSPRMAREAPDFVKRVRSVVTIATPHQGTPLASFSNQGGVGKTLLRYLWLFTFLTLHRKAMPLRTAALQACYWLVLRSEEAKLPPNLFNQIVRLTADLSEGEREELIQFFSQVGENQVLIQDLMPISMRAFNANTADREGVRYGCVVTGAPPPRWSLPLLLTPDALLHGLFAFLYAKSAPQSRELQIPERTPAQTQALQDVLGRRFESKSDGIVPSRSQVWGQVLHVATADHLDVMGHFDQPPEHISWLKSGSHFQQPQFQAMWDRVIDFTVGGAATVHPGKEEERRASSDG; translated from the coding sequence ATGACCCACCGCCACCGCGTCTATCTGGTCCCCGGCTTCTTTGGCTTCACGCAGATGGGTGACAAGGAAACGGAGCGCATCGCCTACTTCCAGAACGTCCCCCGTTTGCTCGAGCAGCGGTTCCAGGAGCGAGGCATCGATGCGCGGGTGCATGCCATCGCCTCCGCCCCCACCTCCGGGCTGGAGGCGCGGGCCCGCGACGTGTTCCGGGAGATGGCTCGGACCGCGAACGAGGACGACGCGCAGCTCCACCTCGTCGGGCACTCCACGGGCGGGCTGGATGCACGCAGTGTCGTCTCACCGCGCATGGCGCGGGAGGCTCCGGACTTCGTGAAGCGCGTGCGCTCGGTCGTGACCATCGCGACCCCGCATCAAGGCACCCCGCTGGCCAGCTTTTCCAACCAGGGCGGCGTGGGGAAGACGCTGCTGCGCTACCTGTGGCTCTTCACCTTCCTCACCCTGCACCGCAAGGCCATGCCCTTGCGGACCGCCGCGCTGCAGGCGTGCTACTGGCTCGTCCTGCGGAGCGAAGAGGCGAAGCTCCCGCCCAACCTCTTCAATCAAATCGTCCGGCTGACGGCGGACCTCTCCGAGGGCGAGCGCGAGGAGCTCATCCAGTTCTTCAGCCAGGTGGGCGAGAACCAGGTGCTCATCCAGGACCTCATGCCCATCAGCATGCGGGCCTTCAACGCGAACACGGCGGACCGGGAGGGCGTGCGCTACGGCTGCGTCGTCACGGGCGCGCCACCGCCCAGGTGGTCCTTGCCCCTGCTGCTCACCCCCGACGCGCTCCTCCACGGACTCTTCGCCTTCCTGTATGCGAAGAGCGCGCCCCAGTCCCGGGAGCTCCAGATTCCCGAGCGCACGCCGGCCCAGACCCAGGCCCTCCAGGATGTCCTTGGCCGGAGGTTCGAGTCCAAGAGCGATGGCATCGTCCCGAGCCGCTCCCAGGTCTGGGGACAGGTCCTCCACGTCGCGACCGCGGACCACCTGGACGTCATGGGCCACTTCGACCAGCCCCCGGAGCACATCAGCTGGCTGAAGTCGGGCTCCCACTTCCAGCAGCCGCAGTTCCAGGCGATGTGGGACCGGGTGATTGACTTCACGGTGGGCGGCGCCGCGACCGTTCACCCAGGCAAGGAAGAGGAGCGACGCGCGTCCAGCGACGGGTGA
- a CDS encoding DUF4476 domain-containing protein, whose amino-acid sequence MNRIVRAALVSSLFVSSASFAQDAEFNMQVDINDQDVPSARIKMKTTTNVDGEETTTVKVRGGGARMDVQMTGGTTESESYSESRTTETRREPRMHSRPEMPVAAEAAPSHRDCGTRSDEGCMMRRDGQFPMDASTWSGFYQSLKSENNEIVRQEKADKMLKRVYLTAMQFGMVLDLFKNEIVRLDVARIAAPHVVDPQHALGFSSKWRNSISGSEYTDIITQ is encoded by the coding sequence ATGAACCGCATCGTCCGTGCCGCACTCGTTTCGTCCCTGTTCGTTTCGTCCGCCAGCTTCGCGCAGGACGCGGAGTTCAACATGCAGGTGGACATCAATGATCAGGACGTGCCCTCCGCGCGCATCAAGATGAAGACGACGACGAACGTCGATGGCGAGGAGACGACCACCGTGAAGGTGCGCGGCGGCGGCGCCCGGATGGACGTGCAGATGACGGGTGGAACGACGGAGTCGGAGAGCTACTCGGAGTCGCGGACGACGGAGACGCGGCGGGAGCCCCGGATGCACTCGCGCCCGGAGATGCCGGTGGCCGCCGAGGCCGCTCCCTCGCACCGCGACTGTGGCACGCGTTCGGACGAAGGCTGCATGATGCGGCGGGATGGGCAGTTCCCGATGGACGCCTCCACCTGGAGCGGCTTCTACCAGTCGCTCAAGAGCGAGAACAACGAGATCGTCCGCCAGGAGAAGGCGGACAAGATGCTCAAGCGCGTCTACCTGACCGCGATGCAGTTCGGCATGGTGCTGGACCTGTTCAAGAATGAGATTGTCCGCCTGGACGTCGCGCGCATCGCCGCGCCGCACGTGGTGGATCCGCAGCACGCGCTGGGCTTCTCCTCCAAGTGGCGCAACTCCATCAGCGGCAGCGAGTACACGGACATCATCACCCAGTAG
- a CDS encoding NUDIX hydrolase, whose product MTDGRSWLGNWKARLYERVRERGFDSLTAFAESRPAIPLDQLAEELGKDDIAGVQVMNGLLVEGERRRQLTRVVRDLLVRELAGGLPNGWPAALDDVNRFQVAKALSLWSGSTPEAYSERARQVITVLLASPPPAGWRPLGPDDELLLTLLPDEEA is encoded by the coding sequence ATGACCGACGGGCGTTCGTGGCTGGGGAACTGGAAGGCACGCCTGTATGAACGGGTCCGCGAACGAGGGTTTGACTCGTTGACGGCCTTCGCCGAGTCCCGTCCTGCGATTCCTCTGGATCAGCTAGCCGAGGAGCTTGGCAAAGACGACATCGCAGGGGTGCAGGTGATGAATGGTCTACTTGTCGAGGGGGAGCGCCGCAGGCAGCTCACCCGCGTTGTTCGCGATTTGCTCGTGCGTGAGTTGGCCGGCGGTCTTCCTAATGGTTGGCCAGCAGCGCTTGACGACGTGAACCGCTTCCAGGTCGCCAAAGCACTGAGCCTGTGGTCCGGTTCCACTCCAGAGGCGTATTCGGAGCGCGCGAGGCAGGTGATTACCGTGCTTCTCGCCAGTCCTCCGCCTGCTGGGTGGCGTCCGCTCGGTCCTGACGACGAACTTCTCCTGACGCTCCTTCCCGACGAGGAAGCCTGA
- a CDS encoding DUF2380 domain-containing protein has translation MRADVLLLALVLLATGCASVSQVPGRGRSLSYAPREDSPPTWGEPPNDEPPRPWNSLPRALSGPEQRLLRRQQPRDDVTAVGDVSREGAVGGVARSAASTRQAVLDATDEVKGSLRSVEAAFTKLAARPPDLWGWSLTGVFTRYLDQGSKQVSWLHGALGSATTLTEAASEVGDTDMKLGLLRMTGPKLQAAQFGTLLLATWVDFLHLADAILRNCPMCSVEKLFTDLYRVQGLMEPTLTDLASLDPERVEAATTAMPELMGKLTREFDTLQRETRETLKLGGQVIAAMQAVEMVTMISTMKMAMPRVPPSAPVTLGVGLAMSSGGVMVGSRLVVSAEWVEMMRRLVQAGVISVPAVGAAVLIQGGQVTMAQAHQDLPKGVREALGDSPEVRGMQVTGRAGAGMSDAPKHHVLPQEHREWFEQRGFKGDMDIDQFCVRMEQAHHEAIHGGGDWKLGRTWPDEWNRMIMRTLSDAEMAAGRMLTRNDILSIVAERMKRYDIPMNFVPGSRR, from the coding sequence ATGCGCGCTGACGTCCTCTTGCTGGCCCTGGTGCTGCTGGCCACGGGATGCGCCTCTGTGTCGCAGGTGCCTGGGCGTGGCCGAAGCTTGAGCTACGCGCCGCGAGAGGACTCCCCGCCCACCTGGGGGGAACCCCCGAACGATGAGCCCCCGCGCCCCTGGAACTCTCTCCCGCGTGCCCTCTCCGGCCCCGAGCAGCGGCTCCTGCGCCGCCAGCAGCCGCGTGACGACGTGACAGCCGTGGGAGACGTCAGCAGGGAGGGCGCTGTTGGGGGCGTGGCCCGGAGCGCTGCATCGACGCGGCAGGCAGTCCTCGACGCCACTGACGAGGTGAAGGGCTCCCTGCGCAGCGTCGAGGCCGCGTTCACAAAGCTGGCGGCTCGCCCTCCGGACCTCTGGGGCTGGAGCCTCACCGGCGTCTTCACGCGCTACCTCGACCAGGGCTCCAAGCAGGTGTCGTGGCTTCATGGCGCGCTTGGGAGCGCCACCACGTTGACGGAAGCGGCCTCGGAAGTTGGCGACACGGACATGAAGCTGGGCCTGTTGCGCATGACGGGGCCGAAGCTCCAGGCGGCTCAGTTCGGGACGCTCCTGCTGGCCACCTGGGTGGACTTCCTCCACCTCGCTGACGCCATTCTCAGAAACTGTCCGATGTGCAGCGTCGAGAAGCTCTTCACGGACCTGTATCGCGTGCAGGGGCTGATGGAGCCCACGCTGACGGACCTCGCCTCACTGGACCCGGAGCGGGTGGAGGCAGCGACCACCGCGATGCCCGAGCTGATGGGCAAGCTGACGCGTGAATTCGACACGCTCCAGCGGGAGACCCGCGAGACCCTGAAGCTCGGCGGGCAGGTCATCGCGGCGATGCAGGCGGTGGAGATGGTCACGATGATCTCCACGATGAAGATGGCCATGCCACGCGTGCCGCCTTCGGCCCCTGTGACACTGGGCGTGGGACTGGCAATGAGTTCAGGCGGCGTCATGGTGGGCTCGCGGCTGGTGGTCTCCGCCGAGTGGGTGGAGATGATGCGAAGGCTGGTGCAGGCGGGCGTCATCTCCGTGCCTGCCGTCGGCGCGGCCGTCCTCATTCAGGGCGGACAGGTCACGATGGCCCAGGCGCACCAGGACCTGCCCAAGGGCGTGCGCGAAGCGCTGGGGGACAGCCCGGAGGTGCGCGGCATGCAGGTGACGGGCAGAGCGGGGGCGGGCATGTCGGACGCCCCCAAGCACCATGTACTTCCGCAGGAGCACCGCGAGTGGTTCGAGCAGCGCGGCTTCAAGGGTGACATGGACATCGATCAGTTCTGCGTCCGGATGGAGCAGGCCCACCACGAGGCGATCCACGGCGGGGGAGACTGGAAACTGGGGCGTACATGGCCCGACGAGTGGAATCGAATGATCATGCGCACCCTGAGTGATGCGGAGATGGCGGCAGGCCGGATGTTGACCCGCAACGACATCCTGAGCATCGTTGCTGAGCGTATGAAGCGCTACGACATCCCGATGAACTTCGTTCCTGGAAGCCGCCGATGA